The following proteins are co-located in the Triticum aestivum cultivar Chinese Spring chromosome 1A, IWGSC CS RefSeq v2.1, whole genome shotgun sequence genome:
- the LOC123177879 gene encoding peroxidase 2, with product MAAVAAKPHVLVACALLLLAVGCQASPFWPLEIGYYHDKCPQAEAVVKGVMEQAISGNPGNGAAMIRMLFHDCFVEGCDASVLLDPTPFSPTPEKLSPPNDPTLRGFELIDAIKDALEAACPGVVSCADIVAFAARDASCILSRGKVNFQMPAGRRDGTFSNASEPLKFLVPPTSNLSDLVASFVIKGLNAEDLVVLSGAHTIGRSHCSSFVSDRLNTPSDINGGLAAFLRGQCPADATPGGNDPTVMQDVVTPNKLDRQYYKNVLSHTVLFTSDAALMTSAETARMVVENAKIPGWWEDRFEKAMVKMAGIEVKTGYQGQIRKNCRAINHY from the exons ATGGCGGCCGTTGCGGCAAAGCCACACGTTTTGGTGGCTTGTGCCTTGCTGCTCCTCGCTGTGGGGTGCCAGGCCAGCCCTTTCTGGCCACTGGAGATCGGCTACTACCACGACAAGTGCCCCCAGGCGGAGGCCGTCGTCAAGGGCGTCATGGAGCAGGCCATCTCCGGGAACCCCGGCAATGGCGCCGCCATGATCCGCATGCTCTTCCACGACTGTTTCGTCGAG GGCTGTGATGCTTCCGTCCTTCTGGACCCGACCCCATTCAGCCCGACGCCTGAGAAACTCAGCCCGCCGAACGACCCTACCCTGCGCGGCTTCGAGCTGATTGACGCCATCAAAGACGCCCTCGAGGCGGCCTGCCCAGGCGTCGTCTCCTGTGCAGACATCGTCGCCTTTGCGGCCCGTGACGCGTCCTGCATCCTCAGCAGGGGCAAAGTAAACTTCCAGATGCCGGCCGGCCGCCGCGACGGCACCTTCTCCAACGCCTCCGAGCCGCTCAAGTTCCTGGTCCCGCCGACGTCCAACCTCAGCGACCTCGTCGCTAGCTTCGTCATCAAGGGCCTCAACGCGGAGGACCTGGTCGTCCTCTCCGGCGCGCACACCATCGGGCGTTCCCACTGCTCGTCCTTCGTCTCCGACCGCCTCAACACCCCCTCTGACATCAACGGCGGCCTCGCCGCGTTCCTGAGGGGCCAGTGCCCGGCCGACGCTACGCCGGGCGGCAATGACCCGACGGTAATGCAGGACGTGGTGACACCCAACAAGCTGGACAGGCAGTACTACAAGAACGTGCTGTCGCACACGGTGCTCTTCACCTCCGACGCGGCGCTCATGACGTCGGCAGAGACGGCGAGAATGGTGGTGGAGAACGCCAAAATCCCCGGGTGGTGGGAGGACAGGTTCGAGAAGGCCATGGTGAAGATGGCCGGCATCGAGGTCAAGACCGGCTACCAGGGCCAGATCAGGAAAAACTGCCGCGCGATCAATCACTACTAA